One part of the Rutidosis leptorrhynchoides isolate AG116_Rl617_1_P2 chromosome 1, CSIRO_AGI_Rlap_v1, whole genome shotgun sequence genome encodes these proteins:
- the LOC139858162 gene encoding pre-mRNA-processing protein 40B-like isoform X3 produces the protein MIERKKTFREFIEKRYKAFKKMLEESKEITSSTEWSKAVSTFKDDYRFKAVEQSEKLEEIFNNHVSELKKKKELHEEKRNWKRKFEQCDAQQIETREARECQLSVRWR, from the exons ATGATTGAGCGAAAGAAAACTTTCCGTGAG TTTATAGAGAAAAGATACAAAGCGTTTAAGAAAATGCTAGAG GAGTCAAAAGAGATCACATCATCAACTGAATGGAG TAAAGCGGTCTCAACCTTTAAAGATGATTATCGATTCAAAGCTGTTGAGCAATCAGAAAAGCTCGAGGAGATTTTCAACAATCATGTTTCAGAACTTAAGAAAAAG AAGGAGTTGCATGAAGAGAAGAGGAATTGGAAACGGAAGTTTGAG CAATGTGACGCTCAGCAGATTGAAACTCGAGAAGCCAGAGAGTGCCAACTTTCAGTCCGTTGGCGGTGA
- the LOC139858162 gene encoding pre-mRNA-processing protein 40B-like isoform X1 translates to MIERKKTFREFIEKRYKAFKKMLEESKEITSSTEWSKAVSTFKDDYRFKAVEQSEKLEEIFNNHVSELKKKLCQKELHEEKRNWKRKFEVAYATSFIMIQQCDAQQIETREARECQLSVRWR, encoded by the exons ATGATTGAGCGAAAGAAAACTTTCCGTGAG TTTATAGAGAAAAGATACAAAGCGTTTAAGAAAATGCTAGAG GAGTCAAAAGAGATCACATCATCAACTGAATGGAG TAAAGCGGTCTCAACCTTTAAAGATGATTATCGATTCAAAGCTGTTGAGCAATCAGAAAAGCTCGAGGAGATTTTCAACAATCATGTTTCAGAACTTAAGAAAAAG TTATGCCAGAAGGAGTTGCATGAAGAGAAGAGGAATTGGAAACGGAAGTTTGAG gttgCTTATGCTACTTCATTTATTATGATCCAGCAATGTGACGCTCAGCAGATTGAAACTCGAGAAGCCAGAGAGTGCCAACTTTCAGTCCGTTGGCGGTGA
- the LOC139858162 gene encoding pre-mRNA-processing protein 40B-like isoform X2: protein MIERKKTFREFIEKRYKAFKKMLEESKEITSSTEWSKAVSTFKDDYRFKAVEQSEKLEEIFNNHVSELKKKLCQKELHEEKRNWKRKFEQCDAQQIETREARECQLSVRWR, encoded by the exons ATGATTGAGCGAAAGAAAACTTTCCGTGAG TTTATAGAGAAAAGATACAAAGCGTTTAAGAAAATGCTAGAG GAGTCAAAAGAGATCACATCATCAACTGAATGGAG TAAAGCGGTCTCAACCTTTAAAGATGATTATCGATTCAAAGCTGTTGAGCAATCAGAAAAGCTCGAGGAGATTTTCAACAATCATGTTTCAGAACTTAAGAAAAAG TTATGCCAGAAGGAGTTGCATGAAGAGAAGAGGAATTGGAAACGGAAGTTTGAG CAATGTGACGCTCAGCAGATTGAAACTCGAGAAGCCAGAGAGTGCCAACTTTCAGTCCGTTGGCGGTGA